A window of the Plasmodium vivax chromosome 12, whole genome shotgun sequence genome harbors these coding sequences:
- a CDS encoding ubiquinol cytochrome c oxidoreductase, putative (encoded by transcript PVX_118520A), whose protein sequence is MKSIRSFDLLIKGRIFLKKNELNKIGRRTFGGTFNHNIKENDRVPAASENPSYKNLFDHADDIKLWEIEEKENICHKKVEDLSELVEPSNHPHQYEGIFVRTRYAHYNQTAEPVFPRKPNLEKGELASGANVTRTDVWHDPNEPAVVSVGKFEPHNFRPAGYAENAPNPDSINSDYHPDFREYRLREGNADRRSFMYFISASYFFIMSSIMRSTICKSVHFFWISKDLVAEGTTELDMRTVNPGEHVVIKWRGKPIFVKHRTPEDIQRAREDDKLVETMRDPQLDSDRTIKPEWLVNIGVCTHLGCIPAPGGNYSGYFCPCHGSHYDNSGRVRQGPAPSNLEVPPYEFVDENTIKIG, encoded by the coding sequence atgaaaagcataAGGAGCTTTGACCTTTTAATAAAGGggagaatatttttaaaaaaaaacgaactcAACAAAATAGGCAGGAGGACGTTCGGAGGAACCTTCAACCACAacataaaagaaaacgaTCGAGTACCAGCCGCCTCAGAAAATCCAAGTTACAAAAATCTGTTCGACCATGCAGATGATATAAAGCTGTGGGAAATagaagagaaggaaaatatttgCCACAAGAAGGTGGAGGACCTGTCCGAGTTGGTCGAACCGTCAAATCATCCACATCAGTATGAAGGCATATTTGTGAGGACAAGATATGCACATTACAACCAAACAGCTGAACCCGTTTTTCCAAGAAAACcaaatttagaaaaaggagaattaGCCAGTGGAGCTAATGTAACAAGAACGGATGTGTGGCATGACCCTAACGAACCTGCTGTCGTTTCAGTGGGTAAATTTGAACCACATAATTTTAGACCAGCTGGTTATGCAGAAAATGCACCCAACCCAGATAGCATTAACTCAGATTATCACCCAGATTTTAGAGAGTACAGATTGAGAGAGGGAAATGCGGATAGAAGAAgctttatgtattttataagtGCCTCCTACTTCTTCATCATGTCCTCAATTATGCGATCAACCATATGTAAAtcggttcattttttttggatttcCAAAGATTTAGTTGCAGAAGGAACTACAGAGTTAGATATGAGGACTGTAAACCCTGGAGAGCACGTGGTAATAAAGTGGAGGGGGAAACCAATTTTTGTAAAGCACCGAACCCCTGAGGATATTCAGAGAGCTAGGGAGGATGACAAGTTGGTGGAAACGATGAGAGATCCGCAGTTAGACTCTGACCGAACTATTAAGCCTGAGTGGTTGGTTAATATAGGGGTGTGTACCCACTTAGGTTGCATTCCGGCCCCCGGTGGGAATTACAGCGGCTACTTCTGCCCTTGCCATGGTTCCCACTATGACAATTCCGGCAGGGTTCGCCAGGGCCCCGCGCCCTCCAATTTGGAGGTCCCCCCCTACGAGTTCGTTGACGAGAATACGATCAAGATAGGGTGA
- a CDS encoding hypothetical protein, conserved (encoded by transcript PVX_118525A), producing MIWWFLISINFLFFLIKSFFTPKDTTYMNDINNNQDSSSTEKYILGENYNLTSLKLKIDFGSLDTGTKIIEYSKGIINIRSIQQYDYDSYMLTPCNSDIWWIYSFSDIIHIEKIGLVSLEHYASNFKVIEILGSDVYPTKKWKKLGKIATNFTKSFELFNIYDYCKNYDEDNCWVKYMKFVVLSHHNLEKNYYCTLTHLQIFASSGVDMLSDKIYSDDNITQIEKDFHDNYKHGKNENIRDHEVIENLEVLLEDKERIQGGGTAPGLGDGRNGNRHIDKKQNGEALHSPEMQTSENITTEQPPMGAPPHSATPPTVPNFTPFEGSFLDPETIEEELIDTDLIDSKLMDTELIKKELMDTELIEKELMNAELVERDSKGGHINEPSLDHLTEQIGNAFDDKRDHERNTSKEDEVNTSQQKEEEKDRASLSPSLATKQNLLSKKKSHQGVSPHSLVILNKAMKKKYALLQNFNKLRISKLLKNYPFVNYKNVVNKYMPYVAYLMRHKDQLSYDHHMEDAIQVDHFFNPVDDALLGGSPPGEHVPTHRRFLSPFRVHMRRVFPKLHSCGDIQRRVPQHSGTTPRTSVKRTTSSNPSGAPPRKPPKLHCYNYGAIKNVQNSILQNRRMYPLLTIWKPRLLCSHDITCLKKHAGDINKLLTFRRNLIKSTIRKYLVFISGKRLPPPRRRRHKFLKKKKRKTRKKRGIFRNVFLSKRFNKVGHIKKLHVFYSPIFRFPTCDASRYFPHEEEEKKDPLMTYILEKMQQQSRIKDPQILTPLKEQSQDGLIMVYLFSELRKGRETHNLESLKWCFDFMTKWKNTFDSVLLMYFVRCAPLASLRNRGRCVDLMKNGLLLKKRDKSTLEKELHGLFFAHSDRSRTCKRQDRLERTDLSYYAYREEGSEEDTEEGAEEDAVEGAEEDADTGEYYPDGEPFPVEPPHLRDPPINHQVSVEPPPTINTLTLYLHMLRGKNVHSRYHTMALMRSPRDVKLLPKLMADICSSLSSRRIAEDPAKSESYVREVVSDHVANWAEIFTAKFTPNCSPNCRPNHPFSEKLPTAKSKLVYTIAARMEKATLVDLPHSVRNRGGLLRPPQEVPSVQEKEEVHLQYRKKAQCEAITALFVDLIISRISTWRITLEREKKDVSKKEQSAKAGGGTDHLEEQSKRAYNEKPIQRSQHGHLEEAKMCLTLGEMENMIYSDRYLKQYVEEAGIHKEMQKKDKTKNIINVKYREKNNDKSIKILNEIKETEESNSKLVNEVYDIISEYDDNNESKIYSVKLKSGKQIPLIINKPENKMKEKAINSEAKKKNMKENKLQYLDEFDHVLNDHIQYDHYEQNCIREEKIEEKAKNTRGHALLTLVDKVKTIENKNNYVISKLKDVIKITNNKTKIIYHMLSNFKILQNTISLLLKYIMINEKNMKNLHKNRNKSESFFKILKDICILQINEKKKPFDSLQYICKYLQDLLYDEIEKIYLFEKPTRGGAAGVGPSTSGGRRTTAANGGSTSASMGGKFPLCGEEEENMLLHNKNSFHDKNPNFIFKEKKKSIFNFLYYENHCHNDIFKTPLIYYNSSVDSLQTFYFKIYNFFRNLPFFHHLVYKFRHYKRVLISYLSGGAAGDAAAQFGSAQFGGAPPTGAQFGSSHFGASHFGGAYGDPQNRGNLYAFLLGLLLILFLVNNFFCFLLYKHLSNKLNRFVQGCTCHRK from the exons ATGATATGGTggtttttaatttcaataaattttttgttttttcttataaaaagCTTTTTCACCCCCAAAGATACGACTTATATGAACGACATAAATAACAACCAGGACAGCTCGTCGACAG AGAAGTACATCCTGGGCGAAAACTACAACCTGACGAGCCTGAAGCTGAAAATCGACTTCGGCTCGCTGGACACCGGGACGAAGATAATCGAGTACAGCAAGGGCATCATAAACATCCGATCGATCCAACAGTACGACTATGACAGTTACATGCTGACGCCATGCAATTCTGACATCTGGTGGATCTACTCATTCAGTGACATTATACACATAGAAAAAATCGGTTTAGTCTCCCTAGAGCACTATGCGTCTAATTTCAAAGTGATAGAAATCTTAGGGAGTGATGTATACCCAAccaagaaatggaaaaagctAGGGAAAATTGCCACCAACTTTACAAAGAGCTTTGAACtgtttaatatttatgattattgtaaaaattatgatgaaGATAACTGTTGGGTGAAGTACATGAAATTTGTTGTGCTCTCTCACCATAACTTAGAAAAGAATTATTATTGCACTTTGACgcatttgcaaatttttgccTCATCTGGGGTTGATATGCTCAGCGATAAAATATACTCCGATGATAACATCACTCAGATTGAAAAGGATTTCCACGACAATTACAAGcatggcaaaaatgaaaacatccGCGACCATGAGGTGATAGAAAATTTGGAGGTCCTCCTTGAGGATAAGGAGCGCATACAGGGTGGGGGGACTGCACCAGGGTTAGGCGACGGGCGAAATGGGAACAGACACATAGATAAGAAGCAAAACGGGGAGGCACTCCACTCACCAGAAATGCAAACGAGCGAAAATATCACAACAGAGCAACCCCCCATGGGGGCACCTCCCCACAGTGCAACCCCCCCGACGGTGCCCAACTTTACCCCCTTCGAAGGCTCCTTCCTAGACCCTGAAACGATAGAAGAAGAATTAATAGACACGGATCTTATCGATTCAAAACTGATGGACACAGAATTGATCAAAAAGGAGCTGATGGATACGGAGCTCATCGAAAAGGAACTAATGAACGCAGAACTTGTCGAGAGAGACTCCAAGGGGGGTCACATTAACGAACCGTCACTTGACCATTTAACAGAACAAATAGGAAACGCGTTTGATGATAAGAGAGACCACGAAAGGAACACCAGCAAGGAGGATGAAGTGAATACAAGTCAACAgaaagaggaagagaaagACAGAGCTAGTCTATCCCCCTCTCTAGCCACGAAGCAGAATTTGCTAAGCAAGAAGAAATCCCATCAGGGCGTCTCACCCCACTCGCTAGTTATCCTGAACAAAGctatgaagaagaaatatgctctgcttcaaaattttaacaaactCAGAATATCCAAgctgttaaaaaattacccatttgtgaattacaaaaatgtggttAACAAGTACATGCCTTATGTTGCCTACCTCATGAGGCATAAGGACCAGCTCAGTTACGATCACCACATGGAAGACGCCATCCAAGTGGATCACTTCTTCAATCCAGTGGATGATGCACTCCTTGGGGGAAGCCCCCCGGGGGAGCATGTCCCCACCCATCGGCGatttctctcccccttccGTGTGCACATGAGGAGGGTCTTTCCAAAATTGCACAGCTGTGGGGATATCCAGAGACGCGTTCCCCAGCACAGTGGAACCACTCCACGCACGTCTGTCAAGAGGACCACTTCATCGAATCCTAGTGGGGCACCACCGAGGAAACCCCCCAAACTGCACTGCTACAACTACGGGGCTATAAAAAACGTGCAAAATAGTATTCTGCAGAATAGGCGTATGTACCCCCTCCTGACTATATGGAAGCCCCGTCTCCTGTGCAGTCACGACATAACCTGTTTGAAAAAACACGCGGGGGATATTAACAAACTGCTTACCTTTAGACGTAACTTGATCAAGTCCACCATCCGAAAGTATCTCGTCTTCATATCTGGAAAGaggctgccccccccaaggagaagaagacataaatttttgaagaaaaaaaaaaggaaaaccagaaaaaaaaggggaatattTAGAAACGTCTTCTTATCAAAGCGGTTTAACAAAGTagggcatataaaaaaattacacgtTTTTTACTCGCccatttttcgtttcccAACATGCGACGCATCGAGGTATTTCCCccacgaggaggaggagaagaaggaccCTCTCATGACttacattttggaaaaaatgcagcaaCAGAGTAGAATAAAGGACCCGCAAATTTTAACCCCTCTGAAGGAACAATCCCAGGACGGCTTGATAATGGTCTACCTCTTCAGTGAACTGAGAAAGGGCCGCGAAACACACAACTTGGAGAGCCTCAAATGGTGCTTTGATTTCATGACCAAGTGGAAAAACACATTCGACTCAGTGTTGCTTATGTACTTCGTGAGATGTGCCCCACTAGCTAGTCTGCGCAATCGTGGCAGGTGTGTAGATTTGATGAAGAATGGGCtccttttgaagaagagAGACAAATCCACACTTGAGAAGGAACTGCacggccttttttttgcccactCGGATAGAAGCAGGACTTGCAAAAGGCAGGACCGTTTGGAGAGAACGGATCTGTCGTACTACGCCTACAGGGAGGAGGGTTCGGAGGAGGATACAGAGGAGGGTGCAGAGGAAGATGCGGTGGAGGGTGCAGAGGAGGACGCAGATACTGGGGAGTACTACCCTGATGGGGAACCCTTCCCAGTGGAACCGCCCCACCTGAGGGACCCCCCTATAAATCACCAAGTTAGTGTTGAACCCCCCCCAACGATTAACACACTTACGCTGTACCTGCACATGTTAAGAGGCAAAAACGTGCACTCGCGCTACCACACCATGGCGCTGATGAGAAGCCCCAGGGATGTGAAGCTCTTACCGAAGCTGATGGCAGATATTTGCAGTAGCCTGTCTAGCCGCAGAATTGCAGAGGACCCAGCGAAGAGCGAAAGCTACGTAAGAGAAGTCGTCTCCGATCATGTGGCAAATTGGGCGGAAATTTTCACGGCAAAATTCACTCCAAATTGCTCACCAAATTGCAGGCCAAATCACCCCTTTTCAGAAAAACTGCCCACCGCTAAAAGTAAGCTAGTTTACACCATAGCGGCTCGAATGGAGAAAGCCACCCTCGTGGACCTCCCCCATAGCGTGAGAAATAGGGGAGGGTTGCTGCGCCCCCCACAGGAGGTGCCAAGTGTgcaggaaaaagaagaagtacatTTGCAGTATCGAAAAAAAGCCCAGTGCGAAGCGATTACAGCACTATTTGTGGACCTAATTATAAGCCGTATATCCACTTGGAGAATCACCttggaaagagaaaaaaaagacgtatcaaaaaaggagcagagTGCGAAGGCAGGGGGAGGTACCGACCACCTGGAGGAGCAGTCAAAAAGGGCCTACAACGAAAAACCCATCCAAAGGAGTCAACATGGTCACCTGGAAGAGGCCAAGATGTGCCTAACCCTAGGCGAAATGGAAAACATGATATACTCAGACAGGTACCTAAAACAGTACGTAGAGGAGGCGGGGATACAcaaagaaatgcaaaaaaaagacaaaacgaaaaatattataaatgtaaagtacagagaaaaaaacaatgacaaaagtataaaaattttgaacgaaataaaagaaacagaagaaaGCAACAGCAAACTTGTGAACGAAGTGTACGATATCATTAGCGAATATGATGATAATAACGAGTCGAAAATATATTCTGTCAAATTAAAATCTGGAAAACAAATCCCATTAATTATTAACAAAccggaaaataaaatgaaagaaaaagcaataaacagtgaagcgaaaaaaaaaaatatgaaagagAATAAATTGCAATACCTGGACGAATTTGACCATGTGCTGAATGATCACATCCAGTACGATCATTATGAACAGAATTGCATacgagaagaaaaaattgaagaaaaagcaaaaaatacgAGAGGACATGCCCTACTAACATTGGTAGATAAAGTAAAAActattgaaaataaaaataattacgtAATTTCTAAATTGAAAGATGTTATAAAAATCACAAACAACAAAACGAAGATTATCTACCACATGTTGtccaattttaaaattttacaaaacacAATTAGCCTTCtgctaaaatatattatgataaacgaaaaaaatatgaaaaatttacacaaaaatagAAACAAGTCAGAatccttcttcaaaattttgaaagatatttgcattttacaaattaatgaaaaaaaaaaaccctttgATTCACTCCAGTatatttgcaaatatttacaaGATTTGCTATACGATgagatagaaaaaatatacctttTCGAAAAACCCAcaagaggaggagcagcaggagTAGGGCCAAGCACaagtgggggaagaagaacgacTGCTGCCAACGGGGGGAGTACCTCTGCCTCCATGGGCGGCAAGTTCCCATTATgcggtgaagaggaagaaaatatgctgctacataataaaaactCCTTTCACGATAAAAAtcccaattttatttttaaagaaaaaaaaaaaagtattttcaattttttgtattatgaAAATCATTGTCATAACGACATATTCAAGACCCCCCTCATTTATTATAACTCCTCGGTGGACAGCCTTCaaaccttttattttaaaatttacaattttttcaggaatttacccttttttcacCACCTTGTGTATAAATTTAGGCACTACAAGAGAGTGCTCATCAGCTACCTTAGCGGGGGCGCTGCCGGCGATGCCGCCGCACAGTTTGGCAGTGCTCAGTTTGGCGGTGCACCGCCCACCGGTGCGCAGTTCGGCTCATCACATTTCGGCGCATCACATTTCGGCGGCGCGTACGGAGATCCTCAGAATAGAGGGAACCTGTACGCCTTCCTCCTGGGCCTCCTCCTGATCCTTTTCCTcgtaaacaattttttctgtttcctCTTGTACAAGCATTTATCGAATAAGCTGAACAGGTTCGTTCAGGGCTGCACCTGCCACAGGAAGTGA